From one Catellatospora sp. IY07-71 genomic stretch:
- a CDS encoding VOC family protein, which translates to MTSSIRHITVDCFDPYALAGFWSQVTGHPRHPDDKPEDTAALLMSPDDAPDLLFIAVPDAKSVKNRLHLDLQPTDRSRDEEIERLLGIGASLVADLRNPDGTGWAVLADPEGNEFCVERSAAERATAEV; encoded by the coding sequence ATGACGTCTTCGATCCGGCATATCACCGTGGACTGCTTCGATCCATACGCGCTGGCAGGTTTCTGGAGCCAGGTGACCGGTCACCCGCGCCATCCCGACGACAAGCCCGAGGACACCGCGGCGCTGCTGATGTCGCCCGATGACGCACCCGACCTGCTGTTCATCGCCGTGCCGGACGCCAAGAGCGTGAAGAACCGCCTGCACCTCGACCTCCAGCCGACCGACCGCAGCCGGGACGAGGAGATCGAGCGGCTGCTCGGCATCGGCGCCAGCCTCGTCGCCGACCTGCGCAATCCTGACGGCACCGGCTGGGCGGTGCTGGCCGACCCGGAGGGCAACGAGTTCTGCGTCGAGCGCTCCGCCGCCGAACGCGCCACCGCCGAGGTCTGA
- a CDS encoding type II toxin-antitoxin system VapB family antitoxin yields the protein MRTVINLDDDACTEVMELLGMRTKTDAVNAALRDVLRRRRLQLLLKETEDIPVIADPEEHYRTAGR from the coding sequence ATGCGTACGGTGATCAATCTCGACGACGACGCATGCACCGAGGTGATGGAGCTGCTCGGGATGCGCACCAAGACCGACGCGGTCAATGCCGCGCTGCGTGACGTGCTGCGCCGCCGCCGGCTGCAGCTGCTATTGAAGGAGACCGAGGACATCCCGGTGATCGCCGACCCCGAGGAGCACTACCGGACTGCGGGCCGCTGA
- a CDS encoding PIN domain-containing protein, whose product MAAVRYPFPIYLVDTSVWARRTVPAVADALVELSRFGELGTCALLVAEVCYSARTADEYQRLRALLDATIVLNGDDLVEEKALAAQAKLAASGQHRTSVVDLFVAAVAAAHDAVVLHYDSDYERICAAVGARAHWVVPRGSVA is encoded by the coding sequence ATGGCGGCGGTTCGCTACCCGTTCCCGATCTACCTCGTGGACACCTCGGTGTGGGCACGGCGCACGGTCCCCGCGGTCGCGGACGCGCTCGTCGAGCTGAGCCGCTTCGGCGAGCTGGGCACCTGCGCCCTGCTGGTGGCCGAGGTCTGCTACAGCGCGCGCACCGCCGACGAGTATCAGCGGCTGCGGGCACTGCTCGATGCCACGATCGTGCTCAACGGCGACGACCTGGTCGAGGAGAAGGCGCTGGCGGCGCAGGCCAAGCTGGCTGCCTCCGGTCAGCACCGCACGTCCGTGGTGGACCTGTTCGTCGCCGCCGTGGCGGCGGCACATGACGCCGTGGTGCTGCATTACGACAGCGATTACGAGCGCATCTGCGCTGCGGTCGGTGCGCGTGCCCATTGGGTGGTTCCTCGCGGCTCGGTCGCCTGA
- a CDS encoding 3-hydroxyacyl-CoA dehydrogenase NAD-binding domain-containing protein, whose amino-acid sequence MSEIVTHAKLRLIAVPGLDKPAALITLDNGLDHTKPNTFGREGLTSLSQAIDEAQAAQPAFIAVTGKPYIFCVGADLTGFAAMTSREQVVEIGRLGHATFAKLRESGVPTFAFVNGAAMGGGLEVALHCHYRTLSQGAAALALPEVSLGLIPGWGGSQLLPNIVGIVPAAQVVVQNPLMMNKMLKPKQAFEMGIADALLEPADFLERSLEWAAGVVNGTVTVNRPEVDRSEMWDAVVGFARTELDKRLHGAVPAASKALDLLTLAKNGVTAEGIETEIQALADLAVTPELHSGLYAFDLVQRRAKRPAGAPDKSLARKVTKVGIVGAGLMASQLALLFAKRLEVPVVLTDLDQARVDKGVGYVHAEIDKAVSKGRMSTGTAAKLRGLVSGSVDKSVFADADFVIEAVFEELSVKKKVWAELEQIVKPEAVLATNTSSLSVTAMAADLAHPERVVGFHFFNPVAMMPLLEIVRGAATDDATLATAFAVGKQLKKSCVLVKDAPAFVVNRILTRFLGEIWSAVDAGTPIKTADRALDPLGLPMRPMALLSLVGPAVAAHVGGTLHEAFPDRFSASPNLAAIAKSGLPLLVDERLNPEVEALLVQGDAPLTAEEVRGKALAALAQEIRLMLDEGVVAEAADIDLCMILGAGWPFHLGGITPYLDRAGVSATVTGRTFR is encoded by the coding sequence GTGAGCGAGATCGTCACTCACGCCAAGCTGCGGCTGATCGCCGTACCGGGGCTGGACAAGCCGGCCGCGCTGATCACGCTGGACAACGGCCTCGACCACACCAAGCCGAACACCTTCGGCCGGGAGGGCCTGACCTCGCTGTCGCAGGCGATCGACGAGGCGCAGGCCGCGCAGCCCGCGTTCATCGCGGTCACCGGCAAGCCGTACATCTTCTGCGTCGGCGCGGACCTCACCGGCTTCGCCGCGATGACCTCGCGGGAGCAGGTCGTCGAGATCGGACGGCTGGGCCACGCCACGTTCGCGAAGCTGCGCGAGAGCGGCGTGCCCACGTTCGCGTTCGTCAACGGCGCGGCCATGGGCGGCGGCCTGGAGGTGGCGCTGCACTGCCACTACCGCACCCTGTCGCAGGGCGCGGCGGCGCTGGCGCTGCCCGAGGTGTCGCTCGGCCTGATCCCCGGCTGGGGCGGCTCGCAGCTGCTGCCGAACATCGTCGGCATCGTGCCCGCGGCCCAGGTCGTCGTGCAGAACCCGCTGATGATGAACAAGATGCTCAAGCCCAAGCAGGCTTTCGAGATGGGCATCGCGGACGCGCTGCTGGAGCCCGCCGACTTCCTGGAGCGCTCGCTGGAGTGGGCCGCGGGCGTCGTCAACGGCACCGTCACCGTGAACCGGCCCGAGGTGGACCGCTCGGAGATGTGGGACGCCGTGGTCGGCTTCGCCCGCACCGAGCTGGACAAGCGCCTGCACGGCGCGGTCCCGGCCGCCTCGAAGGCGCTCGACCTGCTGACCCTGGCCAAGAACGGGGTCACCGCGGAGGGCATCGAGACCGAGATCCAGGCCCTGGCCGATCTCGCGGTCACCCCCGAGCTGCACAGCGGCCTCTACGCCTTCGACCTGGTGCAGCGGCGGGCCAAGCGCCCGGCCGGCGCGCCGGACAAGAGCCTGGCCCGCAAGGTCACCAAGGTCGGCATCGTCGGCGCGGGCCTGATGGCCTCGCAGCTCGCGCTGCTGTTCGCCAAGCGCCTGGAGGTCCCGGTCGTGCTGACCGACCTCGACCAGGCCCGGGTGGACAAGGGCGTCGGGTACGTGCACGCCGAGATCGACAAGGCGGTCTCCAAGGGCCGCATGTCCACCGGCACCGCGGCCAAGCTGCGCGGCCTGGTCAGCGGCTCGGTCGACAAGTCCGTCTTCGCCGACGCCGACTTCGTCATCGAGGCGGTGTTCGAGGAGCTGTCGGTCAAGAAGAAGGTCTGGGCCGAGCTGGAGCAGATCGTCAAGCCGGAGGCGGTGCTGGCCACCAACACCTCCTCGCTGTCGGTCACCGCGATGGCCGCCGACCTGGCGCACCCGGAGCGGGTGGTGGGCTTCCACTTCTTCAACCCGGTCGCCATGATGCCGCTGCTGGAGATCGTGCGCGGCGCCGCCACCGACGACGCCACGCTGGCCACCGCGTTCGCGGTCGGCAAGCAGCTGAAGAAGAGCTGCGTGCTGGTCAAGGACGCGCCGGCGTTCGTGGTCAACCGGATCCTCACCCGCTTCCTGGGCGAGATCTGGAGCGCCGTCGACGCGGGCACCCCGATCAAGACCGCCGACCGGGCGCTGGACCCGCTGGGCCTGCCGATGCGGCCGATGGCGCTGCTCTCCCTGGTCGGCCCGGCCGTCGCCGCGCACGTCGGCGGCACGCTGCACGAGGCGTTCCCGGACCGCTTCTCGGCCAGCCCCAACCTGGCCGCGATCGCCAAGTCGGGCCTGCCGCTGCTGGTCGACGAGCGGCTCAACCCCGAGGTCGAGGCGCTGCTCGTACAGGGCGACGCCCCGCTGACCGCCGAGGAGGTGCGGGGGAAGGCGCTGGCCGCGCTCGCGCAGGAGATCCGGCTCATGCTGGACGAGGGTGTGGTGGCCGAGGCCGCCGACATCGACCTGTGCATGATCCTGGGCGCCGGCTGGCCGTTCCACCTGGGCGGCATCACGCCGTACCTGGACCGCGCGGGCGTCTCCGCCACCGTCACGGGGCGCACCTTCCGGTAG
- a CDS encoding thiolase family protein, with protein MPRQVRDVVFVDGVRTPFGKANGGIYANTRADDLVVRCIRELLRRNPQLPPERVDEVAIAATTQIGDQGLTIGRTAALLAGLPKTVPGYAIDRMCAGAMTAVTTVASGIAVGAYDVAIAGGVEHMGRHPMGEGVDPNPRFLAEKIVDPSALVMGATAENLHDRLPQLTKERADAFGLASQRKTAAAYAAGKLQGDLVTVATRDPETGWGLATADEAPRETSMEKLATLKTPFRPHGKVTAGNAAGLNDGATSCLLAAEDVARELGLPIGMRLVSYGFVGVEPEVMGVGPIPSTERALRLAGLTIDDIGLFELNEAFAVQVLAFLDHFGIADDDPRVNPWGGAIAVGHPLASSGVRLMTQLSRHFAEHPEVRYGLTAMCIGIGMGGTVIWENPNWEGDK; from the coding sequence GTGCCCCGTCAAGTACGCGACGTCGTCTTCGTCGACGGCGTGCGCACCCCGTTCGGCAAGGCGAACGGAGGCATCTACGCGAACACCCGCGCCGACGATCTCGTCGTCCGCTGCATCCGCGAGCTGCTGCGCCGCAACCCGCAGCTGCCGCCGGAGCGCGTCGACGAGGTGGCCATCGCGGCCACCACCCAGATCGGCGATCAGGGCCTGACCATCGGCCGCACCGCCGCGCTGCTGGCGGGCCTGCCCAAGACGGTCCCCGGCTACGCGATCGACCGGATGTGCGCGGGCGCGATGACGGCGGTCACCACGGTCGCCTCCGGCATCGCCGTCGGCGCGTACGACGTCGCGATCGCGGGCGGGGTCGAGCACATGGGCCGCCACCCGATGGGCGAGGGCGTCGACCCCAACCCGCGCTTCCTCGCCGAGAAGATCGTCGACCCCTCGGCGCTGGTCATGGGCGCCACCGCGGAGAACCTGCACGACCGGCTCCCGCAGCTCACCAAGGAGCGGGCCGACGCGTTCGGCCTCGCCAGCCAGCGCAAGACCGCGGCCGCGTACGCCGCCGGCAAGCTGCAGGGCGACCTGGTCACCGTCGCCACCCGCGACCCGGAGACCGGCTGGGGCCTGGCCACCGCCGACGAGGCGCCGCGCGAGACCAGCATGGAGAAGCTCGCCACCCTCAAGACCCCGTTCCGCCCGCACGGCAAGGTCACCGCGGGCAACGCGGCGGGCCTGAACGACGGCGCCACCAGCTGCCTGCTCGCCGCCGAGGACGTCGCCCGCGAGCTGGGCCTGCCCATCGGCATGCGCCTGGTGTCGTACGGCTTCGTCGGCGTCGAGCCCGAGGTGATGGGCGTCGGCCCGATCCCGTCCACCGAGCGCGCGCTGCGCCTGGCCGGGCTGACCATCGACGACATCGGCCTGTTCGAGCTGAACGAGGCGTTCGCGGTGCAGGTGCTGGCGTTCCTGGACCACTTCGGCATCGCCGACGACGACCCGCGGGTCAACCCGTGGGGCGGCGCGATCGCCGTGGGCCACCCGCTGGCCTCCTCCGGCGTACGGCTGATGACGCAGCTGTCGCGCCACTTCGCCGAGCACCCCGAGGTGCGCTACGGCCTGACCGCCATGTGCATCGGCATCGGCATGGGCGGCACCGTTATCTGGGAGAACCCGAACTGGGAGGGCGACAAGTGA
- a CDS encoding PadR family transcriptional regulator: MRITVSVARVLSAFLADPAADRYGLDLMKATDLPSGTLYPILQRLQQAGWIAAHWEQIDPAAEGRPARRYYRLTPEGAADARTALAELHAATSPGAAGQSQARPAW, from the coding sequence ATGCGTATCACCGTCTCGGTGGCCCGAGTGCTGTCGGCGTTCCTGGCCGACCCCGCCGCGGACCGCTACGGCCTCGACCTGATGAAGGCGACCGACCTGCCCAGTGGCACGCTCTACCCGATCCTCCAGCGGCTGCAGCAGGCCGGCTGGATCGCGGCGCACTGGGAGCAGATCGACCCGGCCGCCGAGGGCCGCCCGGCCCGCCGCTACTACCGGCTCACGCCCGAGGGCGCGGCCGACGCCCGCACCGCGCTGGCCGAGCTGCACGCCGCCACCTCGCCCGGCGCCGCCGGGCAGTCCCAGGCCAGGCCCGCGTGGTGA